The following is a genomic window from Desulforhopalus sp..
TTACGCAGAATCGGGAGGCCAGGTCGGTGACCAAGGAGAGGTTCTCTGGCAAGGAGGGAGGGCCAAGGTGCAGGCAACTTCGGTTGTGGCAGGTAAACTTGTTCTTCATGAAATCGAGGTCACCGAGGGCAAGCTGGTTGAACAATATGAGGTGACATTAATTGTCGATAGAGATCGACGTCAAAATATTGCTGCTCATCACTCCGCAACACATTTGCTACACGCCGCTCTTCGTAAACATTTAGGGGACCATGTAAAACAAGCGGGATCCATGGTTAGCTCCAATCGATTACGTTTCGATTTTACACACTTTTCACCCCTTACGCAGGAGCAAATAGAGGAAATAGAATTTCTTGTAAATAGACAGATTTGGCAAAACTCGCCGGTTGCTACCCGAATTTTGCAGCGAGAGGAGGCTCTTAAGGAAGGAGCGATGGCTCTCTTCGGGGAAAAATATGAGGAAAGCGTTCGAGTTGTTTCTATGAATGATTTCAGTAAGGAGCTTTGTGGTGGTACCCATGTCACGGCCACCGGTGAGATCGGGGTCTGTAAAATTCTTTCAGAGAGCGGTGTCGCGTCAGGTGTGCGGAGAATTGAAGCCGCAGTTGCGGCAGCTGCCTTCACCATATTACAGACTCAAAGTCGTAGAGAAAGGCAGGTCGCTGCGATCCTCAATACAGGCAATCCACAAGAAATAGTTACTAAAGTAGAGGCTCTGCTGGCAAACATTAAAGGTATGGAAAAACAACTAGCAGATATCTCACGGCAATTGGCGAGTTCAGACCTCGAAGGTATGTTGACCAATTCTCACGAAATTGCCGGAGTTAAAGTCATTGCTTCAGAAATTAAACTCGATAGCCAAAAAACATTACGGGAGGTTGGAGATCGAGTCCGCGACACTCTTAAGTCTGGGGTCGCGGTACTAGGTGGCAGTATCAATGGTAAAGCGGCTCTTTTAGCTATCGTAACCGAGGATTTGACGAGCAAAATAAGGGCTGGAGATATAATCAACATTGTCGCAAAAATCGTCGGTGGAAAAGGTGGGGGACGGCCGGACATGGCTCAAGCAGGTGGACCGATGGTAGACAAATTGGCCGAAGCAATTAGTTCGGTGCCAAATGTAGTCAGGAAACTCATTGAAGGATGAGGGAGTGAATTACTGGGGGGATAGTTTTGCGATAGCCTTCAAATGTTGTTTGCTACTCCTTTTGCTATTGTCGAGCCGGTTGAATTGCACACATTAATTAGTTGACAGAGTAACATATTTACAGTAAGAATTTTTTGCTATTGTGAATGGCCGTTCAGTTCCAATTACTCGCTTTTAGCCGTTATTTTGTAAAATTATCGTATGCGGTCATCATTCATCGTGTTGATGAATGTTATGTTTTCTCGTTTTTATTAGTTGAGCAGGAGCTACTAACATGATTACGACGGATATTACTTTGTTTATTCAGATTGTTAACATGGTTGTGCTCATGTTTCTCCTTAATGGGGTGCTTTATAAGCCTATAAGAAACATCCTTAAGGAGAGATCTGAAAGACTGCAGGGCATGCAGGAAAACATCTCGAAGTTTGAGAAAAATGCCAAATTGCGACAGGAAGAAGTGGACGCAAAAATGGCAAAGGCGTCAGGCAAGGCAAAGGCAGCATTGGATTCTGCCCGAGCGGAAGCACAGGCTGCTGGCGATGCGAAGCTCACTGCGATACGGGCTGAAGCCGATGCGGCCAAAGAGGCGAAGCTTGCTGAGCTTAGAGCTCAAGTCGAGAGCGCCAGAACAAATCTGCGGTCGAGTTTGGATGGATTCGCAGCCGACATGGCGAGCAAAATTCTGGGAAGGAGTCTCTAACTATGAGTGAAGTGAAGCGCATTGCCAGGTTTATCAGCCTGTTGTCGTTAGCCCTGTGGTTTGCCCTGTCCTGCGGCTCGGCGTTTGCCTCTGATAAGGCCGGCCAGGCGGCTCCGGCAACCGACCATGCCGTGACAGCCGATGGTGGACATGGTGCGAGCAAGGTGTCTAATAGCTTGTCAGCGGCTAAGGTAAAAGATCTTGGCTGGAGGGTTGTAAACTTTATTGCCCTAATGATAATCCTTGTGAAGTTTGGTGCTAAACCAATCGGTGCAGGTTTGGCTGCACGGCAGAAAAAGATTAAGGATGAAATCGAGGATCTTCAACAAAAACGAGCAGATGCTGAAAAGTCGTATAATGATTTCCAGGCCAAACTCGCAACGGTAGAGTCAGAAATAGATAAAATTGTAGACAGGGCAGTGGCTCAAGCCGAAATCGAAAAAGTAAAAATCTTAGAGAAGGCTGAACAGGCTGCTCACGATATTCAACGTTCTGCTGAGATGGCTATTCAGAATGAATTGACCGAGGCGCGTCGAACCTTAAAGAATGAGGTTGCCGAGCAAGCAGCAATTATGGCTGAAAAACTCATCGTAAACAATCTCACTGCGGACGATCAGGTGAAGATCATCGATAATTATTTAGTTAAAGTGGGGGCCGTACAGTGAAACAGACAATCCTCGCACGACGTTACGCTAAAGCCATCTTTACCATAGGTCAAGACCAAGAGACGTATGAACAATACAATGATGTCTTACAGGGTTTGGCTACATTGTATATTTCGCACCCTGAAGTCGCTGATGCCGTGACTAATCCTTTGTACCCCATGGATGTAAAAGAAAAGGTCATGAAAGGCATGGTGGCCTCTATGGGCGTAGATGCGGTTATGGGCAACTTCTTGAATCTTTTGGTTAGAAAAAAACGCGCTGAATTGCTGCCCGAAATCGCTGAGGCCTATCAATCGATGGTTGATGGAGCGAAAAACATCAGTCATGGCAATGTCATCTCAGCGGTGGAATTAGATGATGCTTTACAAGCTAATGTTCAAAAGGTTTTAGAAAAGTTAACTGGCAAGAAGGTTAAGCTGACGACCAGTGTTGATCCAACGATTATTGGTGGAATTATCGCCAAGGTAGGTGACTTGGTACTGGACGGAAGCATACGGACACAACTTGCAGGTTTAAAAGATTCCATTAAGGGGAGAGAATAGATGCAGATCAAAGCCGCAGAAATTAGTCAGATTATCAAAGATCAGATTGGAGCCTACGAGACTAGTATAGATCTGAATGAGACCGGGACAGTTATCTCAGTAGGTGATGGTATTGCCCGTGTCTATGGCGTACAGAATTGTATGGCTATGGAGCTCTTGGAGTTTCCTGGTGGAATCATGGGCCTTGCGTTAAACCTTGAAGCAGACAACGTAGGTTGTGCTGTTCTTGGTAATGTGTCCAATATCAAGGAAGGGGACATTGTAAAAAGAACCGGCAAAATCGCTGAGGTGCCTGTTGGCCCTGCTATGGAAGGCCGTGTTGTTGACGGGATTGGTGTGCCTATCGATGGTCTTGGACCGATTAAGTCTGAGTTGTCTTCGAAAATTGAAGTGTTAGCCCCTGGTGTTATTGCAAGAAAGGGTGTACATGAGCCCTGCTATACTGGATCAAAGGCAGTAGATGCTATGACCCCGGTTGGTAGAGGTCAACGTGAGTTGGTTATCGGTGACCGGCAGATTGGCAAAACCGCTCTCTGTGTTGATGCAATCATTGCTCAAAAAAATACAGATATTCACTGTATATATGTTGCGGTCGGACAAAAGAAATCCACCGTTGCTCTCGTAGTTGAGGCACTGAGAAAACACGGTGCCATGGAGTATACAACGGTAGTTTCAGCCTGTGCCTCCGATCCTGCTCCAATGCAGTATATTGCTCCTTTTGCCGGATGCGCAATGGGTGAATACTTTCGCGATAATGGACAACATGCTCTGATCATTTATGATGACCTTTCTAAGCAAGCTGTTGCTTATCGTGAGCTGTCGCTCTTGTTGCGACGTCCACCAGGACGAGAGGCATATCCTGGAGACATTTTCTTTAACCACTCTCGGCTCCTTGAGAGATCTGCAAAGGTAAATGATGAGCTTGGTGCTGGATCTCTTACCGCACTTCCTATAATTGAAACACAAGCCGGTGACGTTTCGGCCTTCATTCCGACAAACGTTATTTCAATTACAGATGGCCAAGTATATCTTGAGCCGAACCTGTTTTTCTCCGGTGTTCGTCCTGCGATCAATGTTGGTCTCTCGGTATCACGCGTTGGTGGTGCCGCGCAAGTAAAGGCAATGAAACAAGTTGCCGGTACTCTTCGCCTTGATCTTGCTCAATATAGAGAGTTGGCTGCATTTGCAGCTTTCGGATCAGATCTTGATGCTGGAACTCAGGCCAAATTGATTAGGGGAGAGAGACTCGTTGAGATATTGAAACAACCCCAATATAATCCTCTGCCGATGGAAAAACAGGTTGTCATTATATACTCTGGCTCTAACGGTTATCTTGATAAACTGCCGGTTAATACCTTGGCTGACTATGAATCAGAGCTTTACAGCTACATTGAGTCTAATGAACCAAGCATTTTTGCTGATCTTGCCAAAGAAAAAATGTTCACAGATGCGATAAAGGAAAAACTCAATAAGGTGTTGACCAGCTTTGGTGATACTTTCAAGGCGTCTAAAGGTCTTAACTAATCACGGAAAGGTCAAGATATGGCGAGTTTAAAAGAAGTAAAAACTAAGATTTCGGGCGTAAAAAAGACAGCGCAGATTACCAAGGCTATGAACATGGTCGCCGCGGCAAAACTGCGCGGTGCCCAAGAGAAAATGGAGGCATTTCGACCTTATGCCTCTAAGTTCAATGAGGCGATGTCCAATCTGTCTGGAGGTGCTAACACTACAGCATTTCCCTTGATGGAGGTTCGTGATGTCAAGTCCGTTGAGATTGTGGTTGTAACTTCTGACCGTGGGCTCTGTGGATCATTTAATGCCAACATTATAAAACGAGCTTTAAGGATGCAGGCCGAATATGAAACCAGCGGAAAAAAAGTAAGCTTTGTCTGTGTTGGTAAGAAAGGCAGTCAAATTCTCAATAAAACAGGTAAGGTTAGGAAAAGTTACAGAGATATCATGGGCGCTTTCCAAATGTTTAATGCCAGGGAAATCGCCAATGATGTTGCATCTGAGTTTTTGAGTGGCGCAACGGATATGGTCGAGGTCTTGTACGGTCATTTTAAGTCTGTTGCGGTGCAGGTTCCCGCTGTCGCGCCACTTCTTCCTGTACAGCCTGTTAAGGGTGAAGCTGTTGCTGAAAAAAAATTCTCTGGAGATTACATCTATGAGCCTTCAAGCGAGGAAATCATGGATGTGTTACAACCTCTTTACCTCAATGTCATTGTATACCATTCGATGCTTGAAGTAGGAGCAAGCGAGCATGCTGCCAGAATGACTGCTATGGACAATGCAACTAACGCATGTAAAGATATGGTGAAGAGCCTGAGCATCATTTACAACAAGGCACGTCAGGCTGCTGTTACGAGTGAGCTGATGGATATTGTTGGCGGCGCGGAAGCTCTGAAATAACAATTTATCTCTATGATAGTCTAATACTTTTGAGGAGAGGTAAGGCCCAATGAGTGAACAAAAAATAGGAAAAATCACACAGGTTATCGGCCCTGTAGTTGACGTCGAATTTGAACCAGGAAAGTTACCAAATATTCTCAATGCATGCTTTGTTACCAACCCAGGTATCAATGATAAAGAGGATAATCTTGTTATTGAAGTTGCACAACACCTTGGTGACAATGTTTGCCGGTGTATTGCCATGGACCAAACTGATGGTCTCGTCAGGGGTATGAAAGTAAAAGATACCGGCTTAGCGATTACTATCCCTGTTGGAGACGCTGCACTTGGCAGGATCATGAATGTAGTTGGTCGACCTGTTGATGGATTGGGTCCGATAACCTCCACCAAGAATATGCCGATACATCGTGAAGCGCCTCTATTTACTGAACAAAATACTGAGGTGCGTGTTCTTGAAACAGGCATAAAGGTTATTGACCTTTTGGTGCCATTTCCACTTGGTGGAAAAATGGGGCTGTTTGGTGGCGCCGGATGTGGAAAGACCGTTATTATGATGGAGATGGTAAACAACATCGCTATGCATCATGGTGGTATTTCAGTTTTCTGTGGTGTTGGAGAGAGAACTCGTGAAGGAAACGATCTTTATCACGAAATGAAGGAATCGGGTGTTTTACCTAAAGCGGCTCTTGTTTACGGTCAGATGACTGAGCCTCCTGGAGCACGTGCGCGTGTTGCTCTTACCGGCTTGACCGCTGCTGAATACTTTCGCGATGAGGCAGGACAGGATGTTCTTCTTTTCATAGATAACATCTTCCGTTTTACCCAGGCTGGTTCTGAGGTATCTGCTCTTCTTGGGCGTATTCCTTCGGCAGTTGGTTATCAACCGACCCTTGCGACAGACCTTGGTGCACTCCAAGAACGCATTACTTCAACAAACAAAGGATCTATCACTGCCGTACAATGCGTTTATGTACCTGCAGACGATCTGACTGACCCTGCTCCTGCTACCACTTTTGCTCACCTTGACGGTACTGTTGTACTCTCACGGCAGATTGCTGAACTTGGTATCTACCCTGCTGTTGACCCCTTGGACTCAACCTCTCGTATCCTTGATCCGAATGTAATTGGTAAAGATCACTATTTGGTTGCTCGTGGGGTTCAAGTAACTTTACAGAAATATAAGGATCTCAAAGATATTATTGCAATTCTTGGCATGGACGAGCTTTCTGAAGATGATCAGCAGCTTGTTTCCAGAGCACGCAAAATTCAGAGATTTCTTTCTCAGCCTTTTACTGTAGCCGAGGTTTTTACCGGCATGGCTGGGAAGTTCGTTAAGGTTGCTGACACTGTTCAGGGCTTCAAAGAAATCCTCGAAGGAAAGCATGACGATCTCAATGAAAACTCATTTTATATGGTCGGATCTATAGATGAGGCTGTTGAGAAAGATGCAAAATCTAAGTCTGCAGGTAAGTAATCTGCATAAGGGGATAATTCGATGGGACAACAGATAAGACTAGAAGTCGTAACTCCTACTGGGGCTAAAATTAACGAGGATGTCGATATCGTTAATGCACCTGGCTTTGGTGGTGACTTCGGCGTGCTTGCAAATCATGCACCCTTTCTGTCGACAATCAAAATTGGTACTCTTACTTATGAGAAAGGAAATAAGCGTGAGAGCCTCATGGTCAGTGGTGGTTTCTGTGAGGTCTCAAACAACAAGATTACCTTTCTCGTAGAAAGTGCTGAAAGGGGTAGTGAAATTGATGTTGAAAGGGCTCTAAAAGCTAAGGAAAGAGCAGAAAAGCGTTTGGCTCAAGCTGCTCAGCAAACTGAGAATTTCAATAGAAGAAGGGCCGAAATTGCTTTGCAAAGGGCGTTGGCTCGATTGAAAACCTCAAGCATTCGCTAAGAATATATCCATCTCTTTTAAAAGGTGGGTTTAAAATAAGGGGGATTAACTCTTTCAAGAGTTAATCCCCCTTATCTGTTTCTATTCAGTGCTCTCTCCCTGCTATTGCATATCGATATTCTGAATGGATTCAAATGACCCTTGGCCCGTAATCGATTCGCAAATGGCTCCACACCCAGTAAATAATACTCACCTCTTGATCTTAAACAGCAATCTAACTCTGAGACATAGTAAAAAAAATGGGTCCTAGATATGGCTTTCATCCAAATCTATTTCGTCAGCAATGAAACAGGCAAACCTGATAGAATTGGAAATTTGGCAACATTACTTTTTACTAATAGCATGCATGTGACAAAATCACTTCAAATGACAAGTATAGCATGCAGGCAGGAGCCCGAAAAAGTCTGGCATAGTTAGGTTGAATTAATAGAAAGGGGGGGAAGGATCAAGAGATCTTAATTGTAGTAGTTACGACTTGATCTGACAGTTACCAGTTTTTTGCGGGTGTCTGTCAGATCAAATTCAGTTCAAGTTTTTATCCTGCCATACTGTCTTTCCATCCCCAAGGGTTTCCATCGGAGTTCGCCCGCAGCACATTTTTCCCTGATGCGTCCTTTCATTGTTATAGTGGAAAAGCCAGACATCAAGGTCCTGCTGGAGTTGGTCGAGATCAGAATAGATTTTTTTGCGGAAGGTCACCTGATAAAATTCCTGGAGAATGGTTTTATGAAACCGTTCGTAGATGCCGTTGGTTTGCGGCGACCTGGCTTTAGTTTTGGTATGCTCGATATCATTAATAGCCAAATAGAGCTGAAAATCGTGACTTTCTGCCCTGCCACAGTATTCAGTGCCTCTGTCAGTCAAAATGCGCAAAAGCGGTAACTGATGTTCTTCAAAGAAAGGTAGAACTCTGTCGTTCAGCAGATCGGCAGAGGTGATCGGCGTCTTAGTGGTATAGAGTTTCGCCGACGCGACTTTGGAATAGGTATCCACAAAGGTCTGTTGGTAGATTCTGCCGACACCCTTGAGAGTGCCGACATAAAAAGTATCTTGAGACCCAAGATACCCTGGATGAGCTGTTTCAATTTCGCCAGAAACAAGGTCATCATTCTTTTTCTTTTCAAGAGCTTGAACCTGTGCTTCGGTAAGTATTGTACCTTCCTGTGCCATCTTGTTTTCCAGGGCTTTCAGGCGATCTTTGAACCTGGCCAGCTGGTTGCGTAGCCAGATGCATCTCACTCCGCTGGGGGAGACAAAAACCCCTCGTTTGCGCAGCTCATTGCTGGCCCGCACTTGACCATGCGCAGGCTGCTCAACCGCATAATCAACGACAGCAAGTTCAATTGCCTCTTCGACCCTATTTTTAACGTTTGGTTTACGACGATTTTTATCAATGAGTGCATCGATTCCGCCATTATCAACAGCGGCTTTGTAGCGATAAAAGGTATCTCGAGAAAGTCCCATAATTTTGCAGGCTCTTGAGACATTGGTGAGTTCTTCGGCGAGATTGAGCAGTCCGATCTTGTGTTTTACGATTCGTTCGTTACCATGTAGCATGAGGGTTACCTCCATATGTTTTGATTTTTGGTTCGCACCTTTATCAAAACTGGTAACCCTCATCTTTTCAAGTGAGGTGTCAGATCAAGTCGAAACTATTTCATCTTAATGGTGCTATTTGCTTGCGGTAGTGTCACTAATATACGCCCGCACCCCATCAGAAATCTCTTTAGTAAGCATATCAATAAAAGCCGTGCTTTTTAGATTTTCAACATCTTTTTCGTTGCTTATGAACGCAAGCTCTATGAGTATTGCAGGCATTTGTGCTCCAATAAGGACATAGAATGGAGCTTGTTTTACACCAAGATTCTTAATATCGGAGAACCCCTTTTTATCTCCCTCGGATAGAATGGAATTATGCACCTGTTGAGCTAATCGTGAGGACTCATCAATTTTTGAGTTTTTCATGATATCTGAAAGAATATCCTGAAGTTCACTCATCTGGTGAGTGGATGTAGCATTTTCACGTGCAGCAACCCTCATGGCTTCCGCATTAGTTGTTAGGTTGAGATAGTAAGTTTCTAAACCTCTTACTTTGGAGGATTGATGGGCATTAATGTGTAGAGAGATAAAAAGATCAGCACTGTTAGTATTTGCAATAGCAGTTCGTTCTTCTAAAGAAATAAAACTATCATCCTTCCGGGTAAGAACTACATCGCAACCAAGTTCTTTTTTTAGGGCCGGAGCGAGCTTTTTTGCTATATCAAGGACAATATCCTTTTCCTTCAAACCAAAAGACATTGCCCCCGGATCTTTACCACCATGTCCTGGGTCTAGAACAATCTTTTTCACGCCTAGGCCAAGTTGCTGTGCAAGAGAGAGAGGCTTAACAGCTGGAACAGCCTCTACTTTGACGTTTTCAGTTGTGTGCTTTGTGTTAATTGCGATCTTTTTGTTGTCACGCAAAATAACGAT
Proteins encoded in this region:
- a CDS encoding IS481 family transposase, whose protein sequence is MLHGNERIVKHKIGLLNLAEELTNVSRACKIMGLSRDTFYRYKAAVDNGGIDALIDKNRRKPNVKNRVEEAIELAVVDYAVEQPAHGQVRASNELRKRGVFVSPSGVRCIWLRNQLARFKDRLKALENKMAQEGTILTEAQVQALEKKKNDDLVSGEIETAHPGYLGSQDTFYVGTLKGVGRIYQQTFVDTYSKVASAKLYTTKTPITSADLLNDRVLPFFEEHQLPLLRILTDRGTEYCGRAESHDFQLYLAINDIEHTKTKARSPQTNGIYERFHKTILQEFYQVTFRKKIYSDLDQLQQDLDVWLFHYNNERTHQGKMCCGRTPMETLGDGKTVWQDKNLN
- the atpD gene encoding F0F1 ATP synthase subunit beta, whose translation is MSEQKIGKITQVIGPVVDVEFEPGKLPNILNACFVTNPGINDKEDNLVIEVAQHLGDNVCRCIAMDQTDGLVRGMKVKDTGLAITIPVGDAALGRIMNVVGRPVDGLGPITSTKNMPIHREAPLFTEQNTEVRVLETGIKVIDLLVPFPLGGKMGLFGGAGCGKTVIMMEMVNNIAMHHGGISVFCGVGERTREGNDLYHEMKESGVLPKAALVYGQMTEPPGARARVALTGLTAAEYFRDEAGQDVLLFIDNIFRFTQAGSEVSALLGRIPSAVGYQPTLATDLGALQERITSTNKGSITAVQCVYVPADDLTDPAPATTFAHLDGTVVLSRQIAELGIYPAVDPLDSTSRILDPNVIGKDHYLVARGVQVTLQKYKDLKDIIAILGMDELSEDDQQLVSRARKIQRFLSQPFTVAEVFTGMAGKFVKVADTVQGFKEILEGKHDDLNENSFYMVGSIDEAVEKDAKSKSAGK
- a CDS encoding F0F1 ATP synthase subunit delta: MKQTILARRYAKAIFTIGQDQETYEQYNDVLQGLATLYISHPEVADAVTNPLYPMDVKEKVMKGMVASMGVDAVMGNFLNLLVRKKRAELLPEIAEAYQSMVDGAKNISHGNVISAVELDDALQANVQKVLEKLTGKKVKLTTSVDPTIIGGIIAKVGDLVLDGSIRTQLAGLKDSIKGRE
- the atpF gene encoding F0F1 ATP synthase subunit B, whose protein sequence is MSEVKRIARFISLLSLALWFALSCGSAFASDKAGQAAPATDHAVTADGGHGASKVSNSLSAAKVKDLGWRVVNFIALMIILVKFGAKPIGAGLAARQKKIKDEIEDLQQKRADAEKSYNDFQAKLATVESEIDKIVDRAVAQAEIEKVKILEKAEQAAHDIQRSAEMAIQNELTEARRTLKNEVAEQAAIMAEKLIVNNLTADDQVKIIDNYLVKVGAVQ
- the atpA gene encoding F0F1 ATP synthase subunit alpha, which produces MQIKAAEISQIIKDQIGAYETSIDLNETGTVISVGDGIARVYGVQNCMAMELLEFPGGIMGLALNLEADNVGCAVLGNVSNIKEGDIVKRTGKIAEVPVGPAMEGRVVDGIGVPIDGLGPIKSELSSKIEVLAPGVIARKGVHEPCYTGSKAVDAMTPVGRGQRELVIGDRQIGKTALCVDAIIAQKNTDIHCIYVAVGQKKSTVALVVEALRKHGAMEYTTVVSACASDPAPMQYIAPFAGCAMGEYFRDNGQHALIIYDDLSKQAVAYRELSLLLRRPPGREAYPGDIFFNHSRLLERSAKVNDELGAGSLTALPIIETQAGDVSAFIPTNVISITDGQVYLEPNLFFSGVRPAINVGLSVSRVGGAAQVKAMKQVAGTLRLDLAQYRELAAFAAFGSDLDAGTQAKLIRGERLVEILKQPQYNPLPMEKQVVIIYSGSNGYLDKLPVNTLADYESELYSYIESNEPSIFADLAKEKMFTDAIKEKLNKVLTSFGDTFKASKGLN
- the atpG gene encoding ATP synthase F1 subunit gamma codes for the protein MASLKEVKTKISGVKKTAQITKAMNMVAAAKLRGAQEKMEAFRPYASKFNEAMSNLSGGANTTAFPLMEVRDVKSVEIVVVTSDRGLCGSFNANIIKRALRMQAEYETSGKKVSFVCVGKKGSQILNKTGKVRKSYRDIMGAFQMFNAREIANDVASEFLSGATDMVEVLYGHFKSVAVQVPAVAPLLPVQPVKGEAVAEKKFSGDYIYEPSSEEIMDVLQPLYLNVIVYHSMLEVGASEHAARMTAMDNATNACKDMVKSLSIIYNKARQAAVTSELMDIVGGAEALK
- a CDS encoding ATP synthase F0 subunit B, with translation MITTDITLFIQIVNMVVLMFLLNGVLYKPIRNILKERSERLQGMQENISKFEKNAKLRQEEVDAKMAKASGKAKAALDSARAEAQAAGDAKLTAIRAEADAAKEAKLAELRAQVESARTNLRSSLDGFAADMASKILGRSL
- a CDS encoding F0F1 ATP synthase subunit epsilon, whose protein sequence is MGQQIRLEVVTPTGAKINEDVDIVNAPGFGGDFGVLANHAPFLSTIKIGTLTYEKGNKRESLMVSGGFCEVSNNKITFLVESAERGSEIDVERALKAKERAEKRLAQAAQQTENFNRRRAEIALQRALARLKTSSIR